In Fimbriimonadales bacterium, a genomic segment contains:
- the rpsD gene encoding 30S ribosomal protein S4 translates to MSVVWETKCRYCRSAGTKLYLKGDRCYTRKCPIEKEARRKPPGQHGGTAVRRKMTEFGEQLMEKQKLKRMYQLRERQFARYMDEAFRRRGVTGESLLQLLETRLDNVVYRLGWASSRGQARELVSHRFFTVNDRIVNIPSFQVHPGDVVALHESKRDSKFIQDEAIKRVATTSPPPWLSLNPETFEAKVLHLPSRQEIDTLINEQLIVEFYTR, encoded by the coding sequence ATGTCAGTTGTTTGGGAAACAAAGTGTCGTTATTGCAGGAGTGCGGGCACGAAACTTTATTTAAAGGGCGACCGTTGCTACACTCGTAAATGCCCTATCGAAAAAGAAGCCAGAAGAAAACCACCTGGTCAGCATGGAGGAACCGCTGTTCGTCGTAAGATGACGGAATTCGGCGAGCAGTTAATGGAAAAGCAAAAACTGAAAAGAATGTATCAACTCAGAGAAAGACAGTTTGCTCGCTATATGGATGAAGCCTTCCGCAGACGAGGTGTAACCGGCGAAAGTTTGCTACAACTTTTAGAAACGCGGCTGGATAACGTCGTCTATCGTTTAGGATGGGCTTCATCGCGCGGACAGGCGCGTGAATTGGTATCGCATCGGTTTTTCACCGTGAACGACCGAATTGTCAATATTCCGAGTTTCCAGGTGCATCCAGGAGATGTTGTCGCTTTGCATGAAAGCAAACGCGATTCTAAATTCATCCAGGACGAAGCGATTAAGAGGGTTGCAACGACCTCTCCCCCACCTTGGCTCTCTTTGAACCCCGAAACTTTCGAAGCGAAAGTACTTCATCTCCCGTCGCGACAAGAAATCGATACCCTGATTAACGAACAATTGATTGTAGAATTCTACACGAGATAA
- the rpsK gene encoding 30S ribosomal protein S11, whose translation MARKSTQKPKAKTAKSCVHGIAHILSTFNNTIVTITDKEGNVLCWSSAGRAGFKGSRKGTPFAAQVAAENAARQAQEFGMKRVNVYVQGPGSGRETAIRAIHATGIDVVSIRDVTPLPHNGCRPPKKRRV comes from the coding sequence ATGGCACGTAAATCCACACAAAAACCGAAAGCAAAGACAGCAAAAAGTTGCGTTCACGGAATCGCACATATCTTGTCTACTTTCAATAACACAATCGTAACGATAACGGATAAAGAAGGCAACGTCCTCTGCTGGTCGAGTGCAGGACGTGCCGGCTTCAAAGGAAGCCGCAAAGGCACTCCCTTCGCAGCGCAAGTCGCAGCGGAAAACGCAGCACGACAAGCGCAGGAATTCGGAATGAAACGTGTGAATGTTTACGTGCAAGGACCGGGGAGTGGCAGGGAGACTGCGATTCGAGCCATTCATGCAACAGGAATCGACGTGGTTTCCATTCGAGATGTGACCCCCCTACCTCACAATGGATGCAGACCACCGAAGAAGAGGAGAGTATAG
- the rpsM gene encoding 30S ribosomal protein S13: MARIAGVDLPSNKKVAFALPYIYGIGRTSALKICQSTGIDPDRKVRELSDAEIAKIREEIDRNYQVEGDLRKEVQQNIRRLIEIGCYRGLRHRKGLPVRGQRTRHNARTRKGPKKTVAGKKRAPSPK, translated from the coding sequence ATGGCGAGAATAGCAGGAGTTGACCTACCGAGCAATAAGAAAGTCGCCTTTGCCCTTCCCTATATTTACGGCATCGGACGCACCTCTGCCTTGAAAATTTGCCAAAGCACTGGGATAGATCCGGATCGTAAGGTCCGAGAATTGAGCGATGCGGAGATCGCGAAAATCCGTGAAGAGATAGACCGAAACTATCAAGTCGAAGGGGACTTGCGAAAAGAGGTTCAGCAAAACATTCGGCGTCTAATCGAAATCGGATGCTATCGCGGGTTACGTCATAGAAAAGGTTTGCCCGTACGCGGTCAGAGGACGCGACATAATGCACGAACTCGTAAAGGACCTAAGAAGACTGTAGCCGGAAAGAAGAGAGCACCATCACCGAAGTAA
- the rpmJ gene encoding 50S ribosomal protein L36: protein MKVRPSVKKMCVKCKIIRRKGVVRVLCTNPKHKQRQG, encoded by the coding sequence ATGAAAGTACGACCGAGTGTAAAGAAAATGTGCGTAAAGTGCAAGATCATACGGCGCAAAGGCGTCGTACGCGTCCTTTGTACGAACCCCAAGCACAAGCAGAGACAGGGGTAA
- the infA gene encoding translation initiation factor IF-1, with protein sequence MPEQKRKIKTSEKERALEVEGTVIERLPGENFRVKLDTGQEVLAHISGKMRMHYIKILPGDRVKVELSPYDLTRGRVVYRYK encoded by the coding sequence ATGCCAGAACAAAAAAGAAAAATCAAAACCAGTGAAAAAGAACGAGCCCTCGAAGTCGAAGGCACGGTCATAGAGCGCTTGCCCGGGGAAAATTTTCGGGTCAAACTCGATACCGGGCAAGAAGTACTGGCGCATATCAGCGGGAAAATGCGCATGCACTACATCAAAATCCTCCCCGGTGACCGTGTGAAGGTGGAACTCAGCCCTTACGACCTGACTCGAGGCCGTGTGGTTTATCGATATAAATAG
- the map gene encoding type I methionyl aminopeptidase: MIVLKAPPEIEIMRRCAKAVAIALREMSKAIAPGITTAELDKIGEKTLLELGARPCFKGYRNFPAAVCISVNEEVVHGIPGPRILKEGDIVSLDVGAEIEGYHGDAAWTYPVGKISPEATRLLNVARESLMQGISQAREGKRVGDISHAIQSYVESHGYSVVRDLVGHGIGKKLHEEPSIPNFGKPGTGPKLKAGMVLCIEPMINAGKYQVRTQPDKWTVVTKDGSLSAHFEHMVLVTKSAPEILTKL; this comes from the coding sequence ATGATCGTGCTCAAAGCCCCCCCTGAAATTGAAATTATGCGCCGATGCGCTAAAGCGGTTGCAATCGCTTTACGGGAAATGTCTAAAGCCATCGCGCCGGGAATAACGACGGCGGAGTTGGACAAAATCGGCGAAAAAACCCTTCTCGAGTTAGGCGCGCGTCCGTGTTTCAAAGGTTATAGAAATTTTCCAGCCGCAGTTTGCATATCCGTGAACGAGGAAGTAGTCCACGGCATTCCAGGTCCACGAATCCTAAAAGAAGGAGACATCGTGAGTTTGGATGTCGGTGCGGAGATCGAAGGATATCATGGGGATGCCGCTTGGACTTACCCGGTCGGGAAAATTAGCCCCGAAGCGACTCGTTTGCTCAACGTCGCTCGAGAATCTCTCATGCAAGGAATATCTCAAGCCAGAGAGGGAAAGCGAGTGGGGGATATCAGCCACGCGATTCAATCTTATGTAGAAAGCCATGGATACAGTGTCGTCCGAGACCTCGTCGGGCATGGAATAGGCAAGAAACTTCACGAAGAGCCGAGTATCCCTAACTTTGGAAAACCCGGCACAGGACCCAAACTAAAAGCAGGAATGGTTTTATGTATCGAGCCGATGATTAACGCAGGTAAGTATCAGGTGCGTACCCAGCCCGATAAATGGACAGTCGTGACAAAGGACGGCTCTCTGTCTGCCCATTTCGAGCATATGGTACTTGTAACCAAAAGCGCCCCAGAAATACTCACAAAATTATAG
- a CDS encoding adenylate kinase — protein sequence MPKRIVVLGPPGVGKGTQAKLLSERKRIPTISTGDLLRKSIAEGTPLGKIVKEYVESGKLVPDEIITEVVKEWLDSQEAKDGFLLDGFPRTIAQAESLEQILNSQSQKLDCVLYFVAPLDVVKERLFNRAKIEGRSDDTPELIEKRFSVYRQQTEPLVEFYRSRGLLREVDCTGSIEEVYAKVKSAICS from the coding sequence GTGCCTAAACGCATTGTCGTATTGGGACCACCAGGGGTAGGAAAAGGGACACAAGCAAAACTTCTTTCTGAACGAAAACGAATTCCCACGATTTCAACTGGGGACCTTCTTCGTAAATCTATAGCAGAAGGCACTCCTTTGGGAAAAATCGTGAAGGAATACGTGGAATCAGGAAAACTCGTTCCTGACGAGATCATTACCGAGGTCGTCAAGGAGTGGCTCGATTCCCAGGAAGCGAAAGATGGTTTCTTGTTGGACGGTTTCCCACGCACCATCGCACAAGCAGAATCGCTGGAGCAAATCCTGAATAGTCAATCGCAAAAGCTGGATTGCGTGCTGTACTTCGTCGCGCCATTAGACGTCGTGAAGGAACGCTTATTCAATAGAGCGAAAATCGAAGGCAGGTCGGATGATACACCCGAATTAATCGAGAAAAGGTTCTCCGTTTATCGCCAGCAAACAGAACCCCTTGTCGAGTTTTATCGTTCGCGTGGTCTCCTTCGTGAGGTAGATTGCACAGGCAGTATCGAAGAGGTATACGCAAAGGTCAAATCCGCTATTTGTTCATGA
- the secY gene encoding preprotein translocase subunit SecY: MNFVDVFRAAWNEPDLRQRILFIFLIFGIYAIGIHIQVPIGNIDPNLITQKLQQSGVLEMINMFTGGALRRLSIFALGLNPYITASIIMQLVTVAIPSLKKEMMEGGQYERMRRAQRTRALTLVLCAFQGWGFLTLLTQGIPLSAWEKVQIVVLWTAGAMFVLWLGEQIQEKGIGQGVSLMIFAGIVVSFPIQTAAVIQQVREGTMAIWRVVALFGIFVLLTGLIVFFTQAQRRIMIQHMRRTAGAKMLVGGSSYLPIPVNAAGVIPIIFAVTLLYLPAQIAQWFPPGSWMGELFSNIAIYFNPRPGAFWYQWLTGTIIYALLIFFFTYFYTAVQYNVEEIAGHLKRSGAYIPGVRQGKQTEQFLDQVISRITAVGAFFLAFVSLVPYWIPQITGVAQFSFLGSTSLLIIVSVVLDLMRQIEANLIMKGYSRA, translated from the coding sequence ATGAATTTCGTAGACGTATTTCGTGCGGCATGGAACGAACCTGATCTAAGACAGCGAATCCTTTTCATTTTTCTCATCTTCGGGATTTACGCAATTGGCATCCATATCCAAGTGCCTATCGGAAATATAGACCCGAATCTCATCACGCAAAAACTTCAGCAAAGCGGCGTATTGGAAATGATTAATATGTTCACAGGGGGAGCGTTGAGAAGATTGAGCATATTTGCGCTCGGGTTGAACCCATACATCACTGCTTCCATTATCATGCAGTTGGTCACCGTTGCGATTCCTTCTTTGAAAAAGGAAATGATGGAAGGTGGCCAATACGAAAGAATGCGAAGAGCGCAACGCACGAGAGCATTAACTCTCGTTCTGTGCGCTTTTCAAGGATGGGGCTTCCTCACGCTTTTGACACAAGGAATTCCTCTTTCTGCATGGGAAAAAGTTCAAATCGTAGTTCTCTGGACTGCCGGTGCGATGTTCGTTTTATGGCTGGGTGAGCAAATTCAAGAAAAAGGAATTGGCCAAGGCGTGAGTTTGATGATTTTCGCAGGCATCGTCGTCTCCTTCCCCATTCAAACCGCAGCAGTTATTCAGCAGGTACGAGAAGGCACGATGGCGATTTGGCGGGTAGTGGCATTGTTCGGAATTTTCGTCTTGCTCACAGGGCTCATCGTTTTCTTCACCCAAGCGCAGCGCAGAATCATGATTCAGCACATGCGTCGTACTGCAGGGGCAAAAATGCTCGTGGGTGGAAGTTCCTATCTCCCTATCCCGGTGAATGCAGCGGGAGTTATCCCGATAATCTTTGCCGTAACGCTCCTTTACCTTCCGGCACAAATTGCACAATGGTTTCCACCCGGTTCATGGATGGGCGAACTCTTTAGTAATATCGCCATCTATTTCAACCCGCGGCCAGGTGCTTTCTGGTACCAATGGTTAACAGGCACTATCATTTATGCGCTCCTTATCTTCTTCTTCACGTATTTTTATACTGCGGTGCAATACAATGTAGAAGAAATTGCAGGGCATCTGAAACGCAGCGGCGCATATATTCCCGGAGTTCGTCAAGGAAAACAGACCGAACAGTTTTTGGACCAAGTCATTTCACGAATCACAGCGGTGGGGGCATTCTTTTTGGCATTCGTTTCTCTCGTTCCTTATTGGATTCCGCAAATTACCGGCGTTGCACAGTTTAGTTTTTTGGGAAGCACATCGTTATTGATTATCGTAAGCGTAGTGTTGGATTTGATGCGACAAATCGAAGCGAATCTCATCATGAAAGGTTATTCCCGTGCCTAA
- the rplO gene encoding 50S ribosomal protein L15: MHLGDLKPAPGSKRERVRVGRGIGSGLGKTCGRGTKGQKARRNIHPAYEGGQTPIHRRLPVRKGFRNPNSKEYAVVNLNKIEKSFESGAEVTPDIVIDKGLVGDLKDGLKILGFGELTKKLRVSAHAFSKSAEEKIKAAGGEVVRL; this comes from the coding sequence ATGCATCTCGGTGATTTGAAACCTGCTCCAGGAAGCAAACGCGAACGAGTTCGCGTCGGTCGTGGAATCGGCAGCGGGCTAGGGAAGACCTGCGGTCGAGGAACTAAAGGGCAAAAAGCGCGGAGAAATATTCACCCGGCTTACGAGGGGGGGCAAACTCCGATTCATCGAAGATTGCCCGTTCGCAAAGGTTTTCGCAATCCGAATTCCAAAGAATACGCCGTTGTCAATCTCAACAAGATAGAGAAGTCGTTCGAAAGTGGTGCGGAAGTAACTCCTGATATTGTCATTGACAAGGGTCTCGTGGGTGATTTGAAAGACGGTTTGAAAATTTTAGGTTTTGGAGAGTTAACGAAAAAGTTGCGCGTAAGTGCCCACGCGTTCAGTAAATCTGCGGAGGAAAAAATCAAAGCAGCAGGCGGAGAAGTCGTGCGGCTATGA
- the rpmD gene encoding 50S ribosomal protein L30, whose product MKIRVKLVRSPIGEKETHRKTIRALGLRRLNQVVIHEDSPSLRGMLYKVRHMLEVMPVEEETHASR is encoded by the coding sequence ATGAAAATCCGAGTTAAGTTAGTCCGCTCCCCAATTGGCGAGAAAGAAACACACAGAAAAACGATTCGTGCTCTTGGTCTTAGAAGGCTCAATCAAGTGGTTATCCACGAGGATAGTCCATCGCTTCGTGGAATGCTCTACAAAGTGCGTCATATGCTCGAGGTAATGCCAGTCGAAGAGGAAACCCATGCATCTCGGTGA
- the rplR gene encoding 50S ribosomal protein L18, protein MRDMRDIRHKRIRKRVKGNAERPRLAVFRSLKHIYAQIIDDEKGATIASASSLERKLDNGGNIEGAKIVGKLIAERAKEKGIRAVVFDRGGFRYGGRVRALADAAREAGLEF, encoded by the coding sequence ATGCGAGATATGCGCGATATTCGACACAAGCGGATTCGCAAACGCGTGAAAGGAAACGCGGAGCGTCCGCGGCTTGCCGTGTTTCGCAGCCTGAAACACATTTATGCACAAATAATAGACGATGAAAAAGGAGCGACGATCGCATCAGCGAGTTCTTTGGAAAGAAAACTCGATAACGGTGGAAATATCGAAGGTGCGAAAATCGTCGGTAAACTTATCGCAGAAAGAGCGAAAGAGAAAGGAATTCGAGCCGTTGTTTTCGATAGAGGAGGGTTTCGTTACGGTGGAAGAGTACGTGCCCTTGCCGATGCTGCCCGAGAAGCGGGTTTGGAGTTTTAA
- the rplF gene encoding 50S ribosomal protein L6, which translates to MSRIGLKKITIPEGVTVEVAGNEVIVKGPKGELRERIHPDLVVEKSDGILSVKRPSDSRLHRSQHGLARSLINNMVVGVSQGYEKVLEIHGVGYRASLEGKDLVLNIGYSHPVRVEAPPGIEFQVGTDERTRVPIIRVRGIDKQLVGRVAADIRRVRPPDPYKGKGIRYKGEFIKLKQGKRATA; encoded by the coding sequence ATGTCGAGGATAGGCCTAAAAAAAATCACGATTCCTGAGGGCGTGACTGTCGAAGTTGCAGGAAACGAAGTCATCGTCAAAGGTCCTAAGGGAGAATTAAGAGAACGAATTCATCCGGATTTAGTCGTGGAGAAAAGCGATGGAATCTTATCCGTCAAGCGTCCCTCGGATTCTCGTTTGCACAGAAGCCAACATGGCTTAGCAAGGAGTCTCATCAACAACATGGTCGTCGGTGTGAGTCAAGGTTACGAAAAAGTTTTAGAAATTCACGGAGTGGGATACCGTGCGTCTTTGGAAGGGAAAGATTTGGTTTTGAATATCGGCTATTCGCATCCTGTTCGTGTCGAGGCTCCTCCTGGAATCGAATTTCAGGTTGGTACGGATGAAAGAACGCGTGTTCCGATTATTCGAGTTCGTGGGATAGATAAACAATTAGTCGGCAGAGTGGCAGCCGACATTCGCAGAGTTCGCCCCCCCGATCCCTATAAGGGAAAAGGTATCCGCTATAAAGGTGAATTTATAAAACTGAAACAAGGCAAGAGGGCAACAGCGTAA
- the rpsH gene encoding 30S ribosomal protein S8, which produces MHSDPIADFLTRIRNGYRAKKEYIDAPHSKMNEAIAAILKQEGFVGGFEIMKDSSFPTLRVHLRYDQQKKPLMRHIRRISKPGLRIYKGYDELQPVASGMGTRILSTNKGLMTDREARKRKVGGEVICEVW; this is translated from the coding sequence ATGCATTCGGATCCTATTGCTGACTTCTTGACGCGTATTCGGAACGGCTATCGCGCTAAAAAAGAATATATAGATGCACCACATAGCAAAATGAACGAAGCAATCGCGGCGATTCTAAAACAAGAAGGATTTGTAGGAGGATTCGAAATCATGAAGGATTCCTCCTTTCCAACGCTGCGTGTTCATTTGCGCTACGACCAACAGAAAAAGCCTCTTATGAGGCATATACGCAGAATTAGTAAACCGGGATTGCGCATTTATAAAGGTTACGACGAATTGCAGCCTGTGGCAAGCGGAATGGGTACACGCATTCTGTCTACGAATAAAGGACTCATGACGGATAGAGAGGCGAGAAAACGAAAAGTCGGTGGGGAAGTTATTTGCGAGGTTTGGTAA
- a CDS encoding type Z 30S ribosomal protein S14 yields the protein MPKKCLIVKQKRKPKFKVRAYNRCSICGRARGYFRYFGVCRICLRELALKGMLPGVRKSSW from the coding sequence ATGCCAAAAAAGTGTCTAATCGTAAAGCAAAAGCGAAAGCCGAAATTTAAGGTGCGCGCATACAACCGCTGCAGTATTTGCGGACGGGCGCGTGGTTATTTTCGTTATTTCGGAGTTTGCAGAATTTGTTTGAGAGAGTTGGCGTTGAAAGGGATGTTGCCGGGAGTGCGGAAGTCGAGTTGGTAA
- the fusA gene encoding elongation factor G, giving the protein MEYKTENIRNVAIVGHGGAGKTTLVEQMLWAAGAIDRLGSVDQGTSHSDFEALEIKRKISLSASILSLEWKGTKINIIDVPGFPDFIGDLYGVARVVEAMIIVTPAQTVLDVGFDNAWELAEEQGIARLIFVNKMERENADYPGLMKTLENRFGKRVVPLQVPVGSQLNFKGVYDLIDNRVHLGDVKNEKKEEPTADIKLEAQKVMEWMMDSAAEGDDSLMEKYLEGQSLSEEEITKGLEAGVSCGKIFPVLLGSASMGIGVIPLLDHIVGLVPNPTEKPKKSNEEAIIPDTTAPLCCFVFKTTADPFVGRINYLRVMQGTLKPDSQIKNATTEEAERIGTLFFPRGKEQLPASAVIAGDIAGITKLQKTKTGDSLCDPKNLKALKSIEFPEPIYRLAIVPKTKADEDKLGNAIQRLADEDPTFRHHRDPESGQYLIEGMGDIHLDVIIEKLREKFGVNVTTEEAKIPYRETIKVPAKAQGKYKKQSGGRGQYGDCWVELTPLPRGSGFEFTDSIVGGVIPKNYLPAIEKGVVEAKQKGVIAGFPVVDFRCNVYHGSYHEVDSSEQAFKMAGAMAFRAAAQQAQPTILEPILSVEIDVPEEFTGDVISDLNTRRGRPMGMELIAPGKQRIYAEVPMATMTKYALDLRSITKGRGRFRTKFARYEEVPANEQQTLIAEYQKRKAQEQED; this is encoded by the coding sequence ATGGAATACAAAACGGAAAATATTCGCAATGTAGCCATAGTAGGACACGGTGGGGCTGGAAAGACAACGCTCGTAGAACAAATGCTTTGGGCTGCAGGTGCTATAGACCGTTTGGGAAGCGTTGACCAAGGAACTTCTCATTCCGATTTCGAAGCGTTAGAAATAAAACGCAAAATCAGTTTGAGCGCATCGATTCTTTCGCTCGAATGGAAAGGAACGAAAATCAACATTATTGACGTCCCGGGCTTTCCCGATTTCATCGGCGATTTATATGGGGTGGCAAGAGTCGTAGAAGCGATGATTATCGTAACACCTGCGCAAACCGTACTCGATGTGGGTTTCGATAATGCTTGGGAGCTTGCAGAGGAACAGGGAATTGCACGCTTAATTTTCGTCAATAAAATGGAACGAGAGAATGCAGATTATCCAGGGCTTATGAAGACTTTGGAAAATCGCTTCGGGAAACGCGTCGTTCCGCTTCAAGTCCCTGTAGGTTCACAGTTGAATTTCAAAGGCGTGTATGACTTGATTGACAACCGCGTTCATCTCGGTGATGTAAAAAACGAAAAGAAAGAAGAACCTACAGCGGATATCAAGTTGGAAGCACAGAAAGTAATGGAATGGATGATGGATTCCGCTGCTGAAGGTGATGACTCTCTCATGGAGAAATATCTCGAAGGACAGTCTTTGTCCGAAGAAGAAATTACAAAAGGTTTGGAAGCAGGGGTGAGTTGCGGCAAAATATTTCCAGTTCTTTTGGGGAGTGCTTCTATGGGGATCGGTGTAATTCCGTTACTCGACCATATCGTAGGTCTTGTACCGAATCCCACAGAGAAACCAAAGAAATCGAATGAAGAAGCAATAATTCCTGACACGACAGCGCCTTTATGTTGTTTCGTATTCAAAACGACAGCAGACCCGTTCGTCGGACGAATCAACTACCTTAGAGTAATGCAGGGAACATTAAAGCCGGATAGTCAAATCAAAAACGCAACTACCGAAGAAGCAGAGCGAATAGGAACACTATTTTTCCCGCGAGGAAAAGAACAATTACCCGCATCTGCCGTTATCGCAGGGGATATTGCCGGAATTACAAAACTCCAAAAAACGAAAACCGGAGATAGCCTGTGCGACCCGAAGAACCTCAAAGCACTTAAATCTATTGAATTTCCGGAACCAATTTATCGTTTAGCAATTGTTCCCAAAACGAAAGCCGATGAGGATAAGTTAGGAAATGCAATTCAACGACTCGCTGATGAAGACCCGACTTTTCGTCATCATCGAGACCCGGAAAGCGGACAGTATTTAATAGAGGGGATGGGAGATATCCACCTCGATGTCATTATCGAAAAACTCCGAGAAAAATTCGGAGTAAACGTAACTACCGAAGAGGCGAAAATTCCTTATCGTGAAACGATAAAAGTCCCCGCAAAAGCGCAAGGAAAGTATAAAAAGCAGTCAGGCGGGAGAGGACAGTATGGAGACTGCTGGGTCGAGCTCACACCTTTGCCTCGCGGTTCGGGTTTCGAATTTACGGACTCCATCGTCGGCGGGGTCATTCCGAAGAACTATCTTCCGGCAATCGAAAAAGGTGTCGTCGAGGCAAAACAGAAGGGTGTCATCGCTGGTTTTCCTGTAGTAGATTTCAGGTGCAACGTCTATCACGGGAGTTATCACGAGGTGGATTCGAGCGAGCAGGCGTTCAAAATGGCTGGTGCTATGGCTTTTCGGGCGGCAGCCCAGCAGGCTCAGCCCACGATTTTGGAACCGATATTGTCCGTCGAGATAGACGTCCCGGAGGAATTTACAGGAGACGTCATCAGCGACCTGAACACCCGCCGAGGAAGACCGATGGGTATGGAGCTTATTGCTCCTGGAAAACAGAGGATTTACGCTGAAGTACCTATGGCGACGATGACCAAATATGCCCTCGACCTTCGCTCCATAACGAAAGGAAGGGGGCGCTTTAGGACCAAGTTCGCGAGGTATGAAGAAGTCCCTGCGAACGAGCAACAAACCTTGATTGCCGAGTATCAGAAACGCAAGGCTCAGGAGCAAGAGGATTAA
- the rplE gene encoding 50S ribosomal protein L5 yields the protein MAKKEQAIKEKKEGKQAGGTAVIEKPPRSRLRDLWQERIVPEMMKEFGYTTPMQVPRIEKIVVNMGVGEATKDSKALDNSIRDLTLITGQKPVVTLAKKSISNFRIRKGMKIGCKVTLRGDRMFHFLDKLITVVLPRLRDFQGLNPRSFDGHGNYAIGLKEQLVFPEIDYETFDKIRGMDIVICTTARTDEEARALLKKMGLPFRERS from the coding sequence ATGGCAAAGAAAGAACAAGCGATAAAAGAAAAAAAAGAAGGAAAACAAGCAGGTGGTACGGCTGTTATCGAAAAGCCACCGCGCAGCCGCTTGCGTGATTTGTGGCAGGAACGTATCGTCCCCGAAATGATGAAGGAATTCGGTTACACGACGCCGATGCAAGTTCCGCGCATCGAAAAAATCGTAGTGAATATGGGGGTAGGCGAAGCAACGAAGGACAGCAAGGCTCTGGATAATTCCATTCGTGACTTGACTCTCATCACCGGTCAGAAACCCGTTGTCACTTTGGCGAAAAAATCTATTTCGAACTTCCGTATTCGGAAAGGGATGAAAATCGGATGCAAAGTTACTCTACGAGGCGACAGGATGTTCCATTTCTTGGACAAACTGATAACGGTCGTTTTGCCACGTTTGCGAGACTTCCAAGGCTTGAATCCACGTTCCTTCGATGGGCACGGGAATTATGCAATCGGATTGAAAGAACAACTCGTCTTTCCTGAAATTGACTACGAAACGTTCGATAAAATACGCGGGATGGATATCGTGATATGCACTACCGCACGAACAGACGAAGAAGCACGAGCTTTACTGAAAAAAATGGGATTGCCTTTTAGGGAACGCAGTTAA
- the rplX gene encoding 50S ribosomal protein L24 → MGKVKLKIKTGDTVEVISGKDKGQRGRVIRVIPERMMIVVEGLSKDKEGKPVPLNAVTKHRKPRNPQQQGERIRVPAPLHISKVKLVDPHSGKPTRVGRRMEDGRWVRFAKVTNETIDIK, encoded by the coding sequence ATGGGAAAAGTCAAATTGAAAATCAAAACGGGAGATACAGTAGAAGTGATTTCCGGAAAAGATAAAGGACAGCGCGGACGAGTGATACGCGTCATTCCAGAACGTATGATGATTGTCGTCGAAGGCCTTTCGAAAGATAAAGAAGGTAAACCCGTTCCTCTCAATGCCGTGACGAAACATCGAAAACCGCGTAATCCTCAGCAACAAGGTGAAAGAATCCGCGTTCCCGCTCCACTTCATATCAGTAAGGTGAAACTGGTAGATCCGCATTCCGGAAAACCGACCCGCGTAGGGAGGAGAATGGAAGATGGCAGGTGGGTGCGTTTTGCAAAGGTAACCAACGAAACCATCGACATTAAATAA
- the rplN gene encoding 50S ribosomal protein L14 has product MIQQYSRLKVADNSGAREVMCIRVLKGSQPRYGTVGDVIVASVKAAAPNMPVKKGEVVRAVIVRTKKPVRRPDGSTLRFDDNACVLITTTGEPRGTRIFGPVARELRDKEFMKIVSLAPEVI; this is encoded by the coding sequence ATGATACAACAATATTCGAGACTAAAAGTTGCAGATAACTCGGGAGCACGCGAGGTGATGTGTATTCGTGTGCTTAAGGGTTCGCAACCGCGTTATGGAACGGTTGGCGACGTTATTGTTGCCTCCGTGAAAGCCGCCGCGCCGAACATGCCCGTCAAAAAAGGCGAAGTCGTAAGAGCGGTGATCGTGAGAACGAAAAAACCGGTTCGCAGACCCGATGGAAGTACTTTACGTTTCGACGATAACGCCTGCGTTCTGATTACGACTACTGGTGAACCGAGAGGGACGCGAATTTTCGGGCCAGTAGCACGCGAACTTCGAGATAAAGAATTTATGAAGATCGTGTCTCTCGCGCCGGAGGTTATCTGA